The window TTTGCAGACGTTATCTTTTATTTCAACTACTTTAATATCGAGCGTCACTTTTCCTTTCTCGGTAAACTTGACGGCATTCCCCATCAGGTTTACAAGAATTTGGTTCAAACGAATAGGGTCGCCCAATAAAAAATCCTTGATATGATAATCAAGTGTACAACCTATCTGTATTTTCTTTTCATCCGCTTTTACCTGTAGAATCTGGACAATTCCTTTGATCAGATCGCGGAGGTTAAATTCGGTTTCTGAAAATTCTATTTTACCCGCGTTGATTTTTGAAAAATCCAGGATGTCATTGATGATCACCATCAGATTATTCGCGGAAATTTTTATCGCGTCAATATATTCCTCTTGCTCACGGGTTGGGTTTGTTTTGCCCAGCAAATGAGCCATTCCAAGCACGCCATTCATCGGTGTACGAATCTCATGACTCACATTGGCAAGAAATTGTTCCTTCAGTTTGTCGGATAATTCTGCAATCTCTTTTTGCTTTTTGAGTTCTTCCAGATCGTATTTGATATGAAGAGCCTTGGTTTTTAAAGTGACTTCTTCGTTAGTAAACTCCTTATCGAGCTCAAAAAACTTTTTGAAATGCAGTAGCGCATTTTCTGTATCACCGATTTTCTCATAAGCTATGGAAAGAAACTGGTGGATTTTCACCAGCTGCGCTTCCATCGGCGATGATTGCGCGATCTTCAAACTCTGCTTCAGTACTTCAATCGCTTTGTCGTACTGGGTCAAATCAATGTAAAGGTTGCCAAGACTTTTTTTCAACTGAGCCTTTACTGTATTCGATGCTCCTTCCGAAGCAATGTCCAGCGCTTTGTTGAAATAGGAGAGGGCCTTATCGTATTCTTTCAGTTTGGTGTGTAAAATGGCGAGACTACCGAGGGTTTTTGAACGTGTTTCTGCATCCTCGAGGTGTTCCATTGAATTTTCTGCACGCAATAAATAGTACAGAGCTTTATCCAGATCGTCCATCCAGTTATAAGCATTGCCAAGAAGGAAAAAGGAATGAACCATTTCCTTTTTGTTTTTAATGCCTTCAAAAATCTTCAATGCCTTTTTGAAATATTCAATCGCGTTCGGATACTCCTGCAGATAAATGTGAAGCTTTCCGATTTCATTATACCCCAATGCAATCCCTTCAGAATCTCCCCGCTCGGTATTAATTTTTAGTGTCTCAAGAATATAAGTCAGGGCTGATGGAACCTCACTCAGTTTGAAATAAATCGAACTGATTTCAGTCAAACAACTCAATTGTCCTTCCTTATCATCCAGGTCCTTGAAGAATTGTAATGCTTCGTTGTAACCGGTGAGCGCCCGTTTGTAATTCTTCTGAATAAAAGAACATGCTGCTTTGTCACGAATGACCAAGGCAATGCCTTTTTTATAATTTATCTGCTGAGCAATCGACAAAGCATCATCCAGCAATGCAATGGCCTGGCCGATGTTTCGTCCACGCAAAACCTGCGCACGCTGGATCAATATGTCTACACTTTCAATTCCCATAATTTCAAGCTTCTGGAGACCAGTTGAGGTCCCGGTATGTTCAGCTATAGTATAGGTCTGAAATACGTTTTTGTTACCCCAAAATTCATCCTTCCCTTACACCTTTCTACCGGCATCATGAGCCTGGGGGAATCTATTAAGGTCGGAAAATTTCCTTGATTTAAAAAGGTAAAAGGCAAGCACAATGGATCTCCAGTAAATAAGATTAAAATACTGATTATGAACATTATGCGTATTGGTTCGGAATCCTTTATAACCCTTTTTCATGGCATGAAAATCCCTGTGAGCCTGAATAACAGCTTTGAAATCGGCCTTACCATTCCTGATCAGAAAGATCAAAGCAGCCGCAGAATCGAGTATTGTACGGGCAATGATCACCTTAGGGAATAAATCCACCGGCAGATTTTTGTACAACATCAACAGATTATTACGGAAATTCAGATAGGTTTTTCGGGGATTGTTCTTGGGTAAGGTTCCGCCGCCGACATGATAAACAGTGGAAGCACCGCAATACCAGACTTCCTTTCCTTCCCGATGAATCCTCCAGCACAGATCAATCTCTTCCATGTGGGCGAAGAAATTGGAATCAAAGCCATTCAATTCGTGGAAGACTGAAGAACGAATAAACATGCAAGCTCCGGATGCCCAGAATACCTGGCGCGAATCGTTGAATTGTCCCTCATCTTTTTCCAAAGAATAAAAGATTCTCCCTCTGCAAAAAGGATAACCGTAATGATCAATAAAACCTCCTCCGGCACCCGCGTATTCAAATTCGGTGGGGTGTGCCAGGGAACAAATTTTGGGCTGACAGGCTGCTCTGTCCGGATTTTGATCCATCAGATCAAGCAGCGGTGATAGCCATCCTTCTGTAACCCTTACATCTGAATTAAGGAGTACATAATACTCGTTCGAAACCTGTTTCAGAGCTTCATTATATCCACCTGTAAAACCCAGGTTTTTATCCAGCTGAATAATCCTGACTTCCGGAAGGTGCTTTTTCAACCAGGCAATGGAATCATCCGAAGAGGCATTGTCGGCTACAATTATTTCCGCAAGGTCCTGGCTAAACCGGATCACATCAGGAAGAAATGATTCCAGAAAGAATCTTCCGTTCCAGTTCAGAATGACTACCGCAATTCGTTTTTGTGTGCCTGCCATAAAAAAAATTACCCTGCCGGGATGCAAGGTAATCTTAAAAGATTGATCAGAAAAACAGTTTATTCCCTTTAGATTGTCCTTTACAAATTACTTTGGATTTTTGAAATTATCCTTGGTTTTTGTACCGTAAATATCAATAGAATTTTCTTTATCAGGATCATTGAATTGCTGTGAACGACTGTGTAATTTGAGCTCCCAGCTGTCATCCTTCAGCTCTCCGTTTGCATCTGAATGCAGGAGCTTGTAATCGTTTGAAACTCCATCCGGATTGTAAAACACAAATTTACGGTTGCTCTGATTTTGAATGGCGTAATAATGCCAGATCTCATAGGGAATAGCGTTTGGATCAATGTTGTCGCTGGTGATGGAATTCGGCGGACCATACTGAAGATAAACCCGACCGCGATCAGCTTCATAACCACGTTTGTTCAGAGTTGAAAAACTTGCATTCACTTTGTTCACTTCCGCCTTGTAAGCGTTCCAGGCACCTTCGGGATCTTTCGGATTTTTTACCGTCCAGAAATGCAGGATGTATTGTTTCATATTTTGTTCATCACCAAGCGCCATCTGATTTTCAGCAATCTGTACATCCAGGTTGGATGAAATCGGAGCCAGGCATGCGATGAATTCTTTCAGCGTGTCTTTGCTGCTAATGTTCGACACAAAAGAATTGTTGATATCAAGTGTCACCGATTCATTCTTGTCAGCCAGCGTTTGTTTGATATTGCTCCTCTGGAAAAAGACCTGACGGTAAGTGACCAGTTTGTTATCTTTGTTCCTAACTTCTACGGTAAGCATGTAATTTCCGGAAGCCAGGTTTGTAATAGGGATTTCACCAAGAATCACATTGACATCCGCCGGATTCTGTTTTTTATAATTGACAAGATCATTTTGCAACAACCTGTTTTCATTATTTGAAATGTAATATTTCACGAGGTATTCATCACTCAGAAATTGCTTTGTCCGATAGATCTCCGCGTAGAATTTCAGACTGGAAATTTCCGGAGGATAGTAGCCCAGGATATAGGGAAGGACATCATAACCACTTTTCGTAAATGTGGTAGCAGTCTTTGCGGGAATATAGGATTCCAGCAATTCGATATCAGAAATACTTACCTGTGAGGAAGGGAAAGAGACCTGAATATCCTGATGTACCGTATAGGGTGCATCACCTGAATTTTTATCGGAGATTTTCAGTTCAATATTGTATTTTCCAGTGTCTAAAACTACTCTCTGCTGATCGATAAAATCAGGAGAAAACTGAGTGGAACTGTCTAAAGCCGGACTGTGCAGATTGTATTTATCAAAATGTACGATCTGATCACCTTTTTTGAAAACCCATTGAATTTCAAGAGTACCGATGTATTTACCCTGTGCATCCGGTTTCAGTTTTACACTGCTGCCAACTATATTCAAATAGGTTTCAACATAAGCGGAATGTCCCGGCTGATCATAGGTGGCATAAGCAAAATATGCGTTCAGTGCCCCAAAAGACCTTTGACATGAAAGGATAAGGAGAAGGAAGAAACAGACTTTTTTCATGTTCGTGTATTTACCTGATAAAGTTACAAATAATTAAGGCCCCATTACCCGATTTATGAAGCGCTTTTGTCGATTTTAACAGGAATATGACATATTTAATGCATCATATTCATGCATTTAAAGTCAGGAAAGGGCAGAAGCGATCAATCGGTTTCCTTTCCAAAAAAGGAGAACGGAAAACACATAAATGCAATGAAGGTTCAGGTTTTAGACCTGCATTTAAATAGAACCCTGGCAGGTATTCTGGCTATCTGAATAACTTGGATTCCGGCTCCTCAATCTTTTTTGCCAGTTGAAAAGGCAATGCCTATTTTTGGCATACTCCTGAACGATTATGGTCAATTATTTCCTCTTCTTTTTCTGTCTGGCTGTTTTTGTCGTTTTCTATAGCTATGTTTTGTTTCCCCTCATTCTTTCCTTCCTTGCAAATGGTAAAACTTTCCGGCATGCAATAAGTGAAATAAGCTCAGACTTACCGGCGGTGAGTATCGTAATTTCAGCATTCAATGAAGAGCGGGTAATCGGAGAAAAATTGAAAAGCATTTTAAAATCCGTTTATCCAAAAGATAAAATGGAAATCCTTGTTGGATCAGATGCTTCCAACGACGCGACCGAAAAGATTGTCAGATCAATTGCAGAAACAGATTCCAGAATTCGTTTTATACAATTTGGAGAGAGAAGAGGAAAGCCCTCTGTAATCAATGATTTGGTGCGCGAAGCAAAAAATCCTATCCTGATCCTTACGGATGCAAATGTCATGTTTGAACCTGACACCATCGCATATTTAAACCGACATTTTATTTCAGCTGAAATAGGTTTGGTTGGCGCCAATATTCTAAACATCGGGATGAAAAAAGACGGAATCTCCATGCAGGAGAAATCGTATATAGAAAGAGAAAATAGAATTAAATACCAGGAAGGACTCATCTGGGGTTCCATGATGGGACCTTTCGGTGGTTGTTATGCACTGCGGAAGGATCTTTTCGCCCCTGTGCCCTCTAATTTTCTGGTGGATGATTTTTTTATTTCCATGAAAGTACTTGAGAAAGGATATAAATGTATTAATGAACTGGAGGCGATTTGTTACGAGGATGTTTCCAATGAAGTAAAACAGGAATACAAACGAAAAGCAAGAGTCTCCACAGGAAATTTTCAGAACCTCAAGGTCTTTTCCGGTTTCCTTCTCAAACCATTTTCACCTGCAGGTTATTGTTTTATCAGCCATAAGGTATTGCGATGGTTGACGCCATTTCTCATCCTCGTTTCTCTCCTCAGCCTTGTGGCTATGCTGATGCTTACCGGCCATCCACTATTTAAAATTTTGCTTGGCGGAGAATTATTACTGCTCTTTACACCTGTCATCGATAGCCTCATGGGTAAAGCAGGCATTCATTTGCGCCTGCTTCGTTTTGTTTCATATTTCTCGCTGATGAATCTTGCTCTCTTGCATGGATTTTTTAGATTTTTGTTTGGTGTAAGGAACAATATCTGGACTCCGACAAAACGGAATATCTAAGACTCAGGGAAATAATATGACTCGATTGCTAAAAATCAGTAAATAATTACATTTGGAAAACCAATCAGCGCTACGTGTTATTTAACTCCATTGTATTCCTGATCTTTTTTGTCGTTGTGACGGTGCTTTATTTTGCACTGGCTCCCAGATTCCGCTGGATTTTATTACTGGTCGCCAGTTGCTATTTCTACATGTACTTTTATCCGCCTTATTTGCTGATCCTTATTTTTCTGATCCTGGTGGATTACTTCGCGGCCATTGTCATTGATAACGCGTCAACAGAAAAACGAAAAAAAGCCTGGCTCACCATCAGTTTAATTGGTAATCTGGGAATGCTTGCTTTCTTTAAGTATTACAACTTTCTGCTCGACAATGTGGATCAGTTGTGCGCGCCACTGGGTTGGCACAATCCCATGCCGGTGATGAATATCCTGCTTCCGATCGGATTGTCATTCCACACATTTCAATCCATGAGCTATACGATCGAAGTGTACCGGGGAAATGTAAAGCCCGAAAGACATCTTGGGATCTACTCACTTTTTGTCATGTTCTACCCTCAATTGGTCGCTGGACCTATCGAGAGAGGAACAACACTTTTGCCTCAGTTGAAGAAAAACGACAACCGTCTGGAATACGACAATGTGATGATCGGACTTTCACAGATGCTGTATGGCCTATTCAAAAAAGTGGTGGTCGCGGATTCCCTGGCAATGTATGTCAACAGCATTTACAATTATGGTAATTTCAATACCGGCTTTACCGCTTTGTTCGCTACCTGGATGTTTGCATTCCAGATTTATTGTGATTTCTCCGGGTATTCTGATATCGCGATAGGAGCAGGACGGGTGATGGGTTACCGGATGATGACCAATTTCACTATTCCTTACTTCAGTAAATCGGTTACGGAATTCTGGCGCAGGTGGCACATCTCACTCTCTTCCTGGTTAAGGGATTACCTGTATATTTCATTGGGAGGAAACAGAAAAGGTAAATTCAGAACCTACCTCAACAACATGATCACGATGTTACTCGGCGGTCTCTGGCACGGAGCTTCCTGGAACTATGTCATCTGGGGCGGACTGAATGGAATGTATCTCGCCGGGGAGAAAATGTTTAATGTGAAAGTACACAAGCCCGCGATGCCATTTTGGAAAAAAGCGGTTTATGCTTTCATTACTTTCAATTTGATTTGTCTAACCTGGGTGTTTTTCCGTGCGCATACTTTCGCCAGCGCCATGGGAATTTTGCATTCTATCTTCAGTCCTGTCGA of the Bacteroidota bacterium genome contains:
- a CDS encoding tetratricopeptide repeat protein; the encoded protein is MGIESVDILIQRAQVLRGRNIGQAIALLDDALSIAQQINYKKGIALVIRDKAACSFIQKNYKRALTGYNEALQFFKDLDDKEGQLSCLTEISSIYFKLSEVPSALTYILETLKINTERGDSEGIALGYNEIGKLHIYLQEYPNAIEYFKKALKIFEGIKNKKEMVHSFFLLGNAYNWMDDLDKALYYLLRAENSMEHLEDAETRSKTLGSLAILHTKLKEYDKALSYFNKALDIASEGASNTVKAQLKKSLGNLYIDLTQYDKAIEVLKQSLKIAQSSPMEAQLVKIHQFLSIAYEKIGDTENALLHFKKFFELDKEFTNEEVTLKTKALHIKYDLEELKKQKEIAELSDKLKEQFLANVSHEIRTPMNGVLGMAHLLGKTNPTREQEEYIDAIKISANNLMVIINDILDFSKINAGKIEFSETEFNLRDLIKGIVQILQVKADEKKIQIGCTLDYHIKDFLLGDPIRLNQILVNLMGNAVKFTEKGKVTLDIKVVEIKDNVCKVRFRITDTGIGIPDNKLQSIFESFEQAENNKRRYEGTGLGLTIVKQLVELQGGSISVKSRVNEGSEFTVEMYFKLGNNQPKAVPVQVADTSEPVDFSHVRVFVVEDNKVNQLLVKNMLKKFGFENFDCAENGRTALAKLREHEYDIILMDIQMPEMDGYEITREIRMRMRPEVRNIPIIALTADASETEKIKAKECGMNDYVVKPYTPEELYSTLLKFIPEQEQKMDAKAGNRLDGAAIYQKHTPGMNLDFLDKFTGGDQELTIQLIEIFLKQVPEAIEKLNVHIPKREWKDTHAVAHKLKSSIAIFEFQELKKLITNIEEYARDGERLEEIPHLYAEFKEGSKIAVRNLEAELGKLRQLVSKMH
- a CDS encoding glycosyltransferase family 2 protein — its product is MAGTQKRIAVVILNWNGRFFLESFLPDVIRFSQDLAEIIVADNASSDDSIAWLKKHLPEVRIIQLDKNLGFTGGYNEALKQVSNEYYVLLNSDVRVTEGWLSPLLDLMDQNPDRAACQPKICSLAHPTEFEYAGAGGGFIDHYGYPFCRGRIFYSLEKDEGQFNDSRQVFWASGACMFIRSSVFHELNGFDSNFFAHMEEIDLCWRIHREGKEVWYCGASTVYHVGGGTLPKNNPRKTYLNFRNNLLMLYKNLPVDLFPKVIIARTILDSAAALIFLIRNGKADFKAVIQAHRDFHAMKKGYKGFRTNTHNVHNQYFNLIYWRSIVLAFYLFKSRKFSDLNRFPQAHDAGRKV
- a CDS encoding GWxTD domain-containing protein; this encodes MKKVCFFLLLILSCQRSFGALNAYFAYATYDQPGHSAYVETYLNIVGSSVKLKPDAQGKYIGTLEIQWVFKKGDQIVHFDKYNLHSPALDSSTQFSPDFIDQQRVVLDTGKYNIELKISDKNSGDAPYTVHQDIQVSFPSSQVSISDIELLESYIPAKTATTFTKSGYDVLPYILGYYPPEISSLKFYAEIYRTKQFLSDEYLVKYYISNNENRLLQNDLVNYKKQNPADVNVILGEIPITNLASGNYMLTVEVRNKDNKLVTYRQVFFQRSNIKQTLADKNESVTLDINNSFVSNISSKDTLKEFIACLAPISSNLDVQIAENQMALGDEQNMKQYILHFWTVKNPKDPEGAWNAYKAEVNKVNASFSTLNKRGYEADRGRVYLQYGPPNSITSDNIDPNAIPYEIWHYYAIQNQSNRKFVFYNPDGVSNDYKLLHSDANGELKDDSWELKLHSRSQQFNDPDKENSIDIYGTKTKDNFKNPK
- a CDS encoding glycosyltransferase → MVNYFLFFFCLAVFVVFYSYVLFPLILSFLANGKTFRHAISEISSDLPAVSIVISAFNEERVIGEKLKSILKSVYPKDKMEILVGSDASNDATEKIVRSIAETDSRIRFIQFGERRGKPSVINDLVREAKNPILILTDANVMFEPDTIAYLNRHFISAEIGLVGANILNIGMKKDGISMQEKSYIERENRIKYQEGLIWGSMMGPFGGCYALRKDLFAPVPSNFLVDDFFISMKVLEKGYKCINELEAICYEDVSNEVKQEYKRKARVSTGNFQNLKVFSGFLLKPFSPAGYCFISHKVLRWLTPFLILVSLLSLVAMLMLTGHPLFKILLGGELLLLFTPVIDSLMGKAGIHLRLLRFVSYFSLMNLALLHGFFRFLFGVRNNIWTPTKRNI
- a CDS encoding MBOAT family protein gives rise to the protein MLFNSIVFLIFFVVVTVLYFALAPRFRWILLLVASCYFYMYFYPPYLLILIFLILVDYFAAIVIDNASTEKRKKAWLTISLIGNLGMLAFFKYYNFLLDNVDQLCAPLGWHNPMPVMNILLPIGLSFHTFQSMSYTIEVYRGNVKPERHLGIYSLFVMFYPQLVAGPIERGTTLLPQLKKNDNRLEYDNVMIGLSQMLYGLFKKVVVADSLAMYVNSIYNYGNFNTGFTALFATWMFAFQIYCDFSGYSDIAIGAGRVMGYRMMTNFTIPYFSKSVTEFWRRWHISLSSWLRDYLYISLGGNRKGKFRTYLNNMITMLLGGLWHGASWNYVIWGGLNGMYLAGEKMFNVKVHKPAMPFWKKAVYAFITFNLICLTWVFFRAHTFASAMGILHSIFSPVDWFNLRIQDTSIFFNMVSMLTLLLLFDYFIFRKKNAETFYKSSNRLVFSGFHLLLLVIILLFGVSEGDQFIYFQF